One genomic segment of Gimesia sp. includes these proteins:
- a CDS encoding SMI1/KNR4 family protein, which yields MTETEKAWASIRTWYEANVKEPPYADFFDWGSPASDEAFETVEDAIMYRLPSDLRDTYLMYNGDNKMWVLPGGYLMDLDEVLTTWNMFKEPVDNGLFDDSDASPDGPIKQIWWNPFWIPVLHNGGGDYHCVDMDPAVDGVVGQFIKFQHETGPSHVLAPSFGDFVITFANDLASGKYEFDLEEGAVRSVAK from the coding sequence ATGACCGAAACAGAAAAGGCCTGGGCAAGTATTCGTACTTGGTACGAAGCCAATGTCAAAGAGCCCCCCTATGCAGACTTCTTTGATTGGGGATCTCCTGCTAGTGATGAAGCCTTCGAAACGGTGGAGGATGCAATCATGTACAGGCTACCCAGCGATCTTCGTGATACCTATCTGATGTACAACGGTGACAACAAGATGTGGGTATTGCCAGGAGGTTACCTCATGGATCTAGATGAAGTACTCACGACTTGGAATATGTTCAAGGAACCAGTCGACAATGGTCTGTTCGACGACTCAGATGCCAGTCCGGATGGACCGATCAAACAGATATGGTGGAATCCATTTTGGATTCCAGTTCTTCATAACGGCGGTGGTGACTACCATTGCGTAGACATGGACCCAGCTGTCGACGGTGTAGTAGGACAATTTATCAAGTTCCAGCATGAGACAGGGCCATCACACGTTCTTGCTCCGAGTTTTGGGGACTTTGTAATCACGTTTGCCAATGACCTGGCGAGTGGCAAATATGAATTTGATTTGGAGGAGGGGGCAGTACGGTCAGTTGCAAAATGA